From Hydractinia symbiolongicarpus strain clone_291-10 chromosome 11, HSymV2.1, whole genome shotgun sequence, the proteins below share one genomic window:
- the LOC130614555 gene encoding uncharacterized protein LOC130614555 isoform X2, with the protein MVEKRVIFYLFLSFLRVGDALKCYQNANGSKILAPCDATTNYDRCVAGKFSVTVSVGERDVPFSREIFTCTMSAFCNRFCELTVKNIQKNVPKINFKNCQSYCCTGDGCNKVLQQKESHGYIIAGDFLIVVFTLIVSFLWI; encoded by the exons ATGGTGGAAAAAAGagttattttttacctttttctttcttttttacgagtag GTGATGCATTGAAGTGCTATCAGAATGCAAATGGCAGCAAAATACTAGCACCTTGTGACGCGACAACCAACTATGATAGATGTGTCGCAGGAAAGTTCAGTGTAACCGTCTCAGTTGGTGAACGTGATGTACCGTTTTCAAGGGAAATTTTTACGTGTACTATGAGTGCATTTTGTAATCGATTTTGCGAATTAACCGtaaaaaatatacagaaaaatgtacctaaaataaactttaagaATTGCcag AGTTATTGTTGTACCGGCGATGGATGCAACAAAGTTTTACAGCAGAAAGAAAGTCATGGTTACATCATTGCCGGTGATTTTTTAATTGTCGTATTTACCCTCATAGTTTCTTTTCTCTGGATATAA
- the LOC130614555 gene encoding uncharacterized protein LOC130614555 isoform X1, with amino-acid sequence MISKILSIKCFKCSHYYPPSQIKNEVGFSSIFVVGDALKCYQNANGSKILAPCDATTNYDRCVAGKFSVTVSVGERDVPFSREIFTCTMSAFCNRFCELTVKNIQKNVPKINFKNCQSYCCTGDGCNKVLQQKESHGYIIAGDFLIVVFTLIVSFLWI; translated from the exons ATGATTTCCAAAATTCTTAGtatcaaatgttttaaatgtaGTCATTATTATCCACCCtcacaaattaaaaatgaaGTTGGTTTCTCAAGTATTTTCGTTGTAGGTGATGCATTGAAGTGCTATCAGAATGCAAATGGCAGCAAAATACTAGCACCTTGTGACGCGACAACCAACTATGATAGATGTGTCGCAGGAAAGTTCAGTGTAACCGTCTCAGTTGGTGAACGTGATGTACCGTTTTCAAGGGAAATTTTTACGTGTACTATGAGTGCATTTTGTAATCGATTTTGCGAATTAACCGtaaaaaatatacagaaaaatgtacctaaaataaactttaagaATTGCcag AGTTATTGTTGTACCGGCGATGGATGCAACAAAGTTTTACAGCAGAAAGAAAGTCATGGTTACATCATTGCCGGTGATTTTTTAATTGTCGTATTTACCCTCATAGTTTCTTTTCTCTGGATATAA
- the LOC130613595 gene encoding uncharacterized protein LOC130613595, producing MEWDYPKCVGAIDGNQVCIKAPASSGLAYYTYKFFSMVLMEICDAKNCFAMVDIGSYGRDNDASILNEIEIYNAFQNNLLNLPEHKTSLKSKLPQVVIGDGIFALKPWLMKPFPGKNLSFEERIYNYRLSRARTTIGNTFGILAAKWRIF from the coding sequence ATGGAATGGGACTATCCTAAGTGTGTAGGGGCAATTGATGGTAACCAAGTATGCATAAAAGCTCCAGCTAGCTCTGGTTTAGCATATTATACCTACAAATTTTTTAGTATGGTTCTTATGGAAATATGCGATGCCAAGAACTGTTTCGCGATGGTCGATATAGGAAGTTATGGCAGAGATAACGATGCGTCTATATTAAATGAAATTGAAATATACAAcgcttttcaaaataatttattaaatcttCCTGAAcataaaacatctttaaaatcgAAACTTCCACAAGTGGTAATTGGAGATGGCATTTTCGCTTTGAAACCCTGGCTCATGAAACCATTTCCTGGTAAAAATCTATCATTTGAAGAAAGAATATATAACTATCGTCTATCAAGAGCAAGAACAACAATTGGAAATACATTTGGGATTCTTGCAGCAAAATGGAGAATATTTTGA
- the LOC130614674 gene encoding uncharacterized protein LOC130614674 isoform X1 has product MKIQFIKIGISLLLLLIQSAATYITRLSCRYHGNFSVKKMDTYFPGKVDQTIVDISENDCLRCCVATNSCLFINYSNNSTCELLSSNVGAFEIKPGWTFRSTDYTVGRYRGAVCRTLQPCQLTEKCIDACNPLGYECVVLRNVARSKSTSASTVYDALHVGSQAVDGSYSWPGEPFSCFATAYTSNPWFLLDLQEAILFDFVRLYNRVDMGYYIRLKNLDFHIGENGDDPVSNQICLLNQDQSTLAIKDYSCEIGNLKGRYLFIILRGTEHLNFCELEVFVK; this is encoded by the exons ATGAAAATTCAATTCataaa gaTTGGTATTTCCCTTCTTCTCCTTTTAATCCAATCTGCCGCTACTTACATCACAAGGCTGTCCTGTCGATACCATGGAAATTTCTCTGTGAAGAAGATGGACACATACTTCCCTGGCAAGGTTGATCAAACCATAGTCGACATTTCTGAGAATGATTGCCTAAGGTGCTGCGTGGCCACCAACTCATGTTTGTTTATTAATTATTCAAATAACTCCACTTGTGAGCTACTTTCATCAAATGTTGGTGCTTTTGAAATCAAACCAGGGTGGACTTTTCGTTCAACAGACTATACAGTTGGACGATAT aGAGGTGCAGTATGCCGAACTTTGCAACCCTGTCAGCTAACAGAAAAATGTATTGATGCTTGCAACCCTCTTGGCTACGAATGTG TGGTGCTTAGAAATGTGGCCAGAAGTAAATCTACGTCCGCATCAACTGTTTACGACGCTTTACATGTTGGTTCTCAAGCAGTCGATGGAAGTTACAGCTGGCCTGGAGAGCCATTTTCATGCTTTGCGACGGCTTACACTTCCAATCCTTGGTTTCTTCTGGATCTTCAAGAGGCAATACTGTTCGATTTTGTCAGATTGTACAACAGAGTAGATATGGGGTACTACATAAGATTGAAAAATCTTGACTTTCATATTGGTGAGAATGGCGACGATCCCGTCTCAAATCAGATTTGTTTATTAAATCAAGATCAATCAACGTTGGCGATAAAAGATTACAGCTGTGAAATTGGAAACTTGAAAGGGCGCTACTTGTTCATTATATTAAGAGGAACGGAACATCTAAACTTTTGTGAGTTGgaagtttttgtaaaatag
- the LOC130614674 gene encoding uncharacterized protein LOC130614674 isoform X2, whose amino-acid sequence MSWIKIGISLLLLLIQSAATYITRLSCRYHGNFSVKKMDTYFPGKVDQTIVDISENDCLRCCVATNSCLFINYSNNSTCELLSSNVGAFEIKPGWTFRSTDYTVGRYRGAVCRTLQPCQLTEKCIDACNPLGYECVVLRNVARSKSTSASTVYDALHVGSQAVDGSYSWPGEPFSCFATAYTSNPWFLLDLQEAILFDFVRLYNRVDMGYYIRLKNLDFHIGENGDDPVSNQICLLNQDQSTLAIKDYSCEIGNLKGRYLFIILRGTEHLNFCELEVFVK is encoded by the exons ATGAGTTGGATCAA gaTTGGTATTTCCCTTCTTCTCCTTTTAATCCAATCTGCCGCTACTTACATCACAAGGCTGTCCTGTCGATACCATGGAAATTTCTCTGTGAAGAAGATGGACACATACTTCCCTGGCAAGGTTGATCAAACCATAGTCGACATTTCTGAGAATGATTGCCTAAGGTGCTGCGTGGCCACCAACTCATGTTTGTTTATTAATTATTCAAATAACTCCACTTGTGAGCTACTTTCATCAAATGTTGGTGCTTTTGAAATCAAACCAGGGTGGACTTTTCGTTCAACAGACTATACAGTTGGACGATAT aGAGGTGCAGTATGCCGAACTTTGCAACCCTGTCAGCTAACAGAAAAATGTATTGATGCTTGCAACCCTCTTGGCTACGAATGTG TGGTGCTTAGAAATGTGGCCAGAAGTAAATCTACGTCCGCATCAACTGTTTACGACGCTTTACATGTTGGTTCTCAAGCAGTCGATGGAAGTTACAGCTGGCCTGGAGAGCCATTTTCATGCTTTGCGACGGCTTACACTTCCAATCCTTGGTTTCTTCTGGATCTTCAAGAGGCAATACTGTTCGATTTTGTCAGATTGTACAACAGAGTAGATATGGGGTACTACATAAGATTGAAAAATCTTGACTTTCATATTGGTGAGAATGGCGACGATCCCGTCTCAAATCAGATTTGTTTATTAAATCAAGATCAATCAACGTTGGCGATAAAAGATTACAGCTGTGAAATTGGAAACTTGAAAGGGCGCTACTTGTTCATTATATTAAGAGGAACGGAACATCTAAACTTTTGTGAGTTGgaagtttttgtaaaatag